The DNA region tttaacttgtATCAAAATAACTATTCAGAAAATTTAATGCCGTGTATATATGGCATTGTTTCTGCTTTTAAAAGTTCCAATCTTACACACCTTATACGTTTTTTTAGGCGACCTTATAAGTTATTATatggagagaaaaaagaatgtATGCCAAATCTTTGAAAATAATGCCACTGTAATGATTACCATTATTATTCCAACTTTGTCCGACTCGTTAGAATTATTGATTGATAATAGATGTTCAATGGTCTGCCACAACAACGACTTGGTTCTAAGAATAGACCAACGTTATTCACGTATAGTAAGCTTATAGTAAttggatatttttaaaatatattcaattattaaaaataataattaatttatgtatagtttttaaaatatatatttaaaataaaaatttcaaattaaaatatatacgtaattaaattataaaaattactcactatttttttaaacaaaaggaATGAcatgtgtattttttaataagagtTTAATAGGTATATATTCTCtgtgtaaaatttatattatatcaattaattaaaaatgaattttagacTGATTTTTGTGGTAATTAttgtcaaaattaataaatttaacatacaTGATGattgtaataaattaataattattggtGCATATAGTATTTACTCTCTTAATATATATAGGACAACAAGAATAAACATGATGAAAAAAATCATCTTgtttcagttaaaaaaaatccttgttTCACctcaattttaacaaaaaaacacatttttaattttcttttttaatacaaCGGCGACAATGAAGATTCAACCTAATTCCTTGTGCATCTAGCCCAACCCTCCAACCACTAGTTTAGGGGATTAGTTGGTTTGATTTAGTATGCAAATAGAAAgagacaaattaaaatattggatACTTAAGAAAGCTTtcaggaaaaaaagaagaagaacgctTTGATATAGTAgtcataaaaaagtaattaatgtaGTTATTAGAATATTATAGTAATATCttagatataaaattaaaaattgataatcaattattttaaagttaaaaaaattactcaacaaaaaattatttaaaaaaaattaattgtattatttAACCCATAAGTAATATATGTAAGATTTATTAAAAGCTATAAAATGTATTTCGGGACCTTAGGTGTGTGGATGTCATAGGCTATATTTGTCTCAATTGCTAAGGCCTTACACAACCTTACGTTTGATCCATGATGTAGGTAGGGTTGAGTACTCATTTTTCATGCCCAAAGACTCAAAGAGATAGGTGGTAATTCAGCAAGGTGGGGTCACAGccgggggagaatggaggatctTGTTTTGTTACTTGTGTGATGTGTCGTCTAATTAAGAGAATAATTTATtctcaaataaatatattttaatttaattgagtttACCCCCaatatttagtttataaaaGTTACAAGTTGCTTATCTTTAGTACGTGAgcatatatttttgtataatttagtttttaaaaatatgaaattatcccatttttaagaactaaattacagaaacaaatatttttttttcttttttattttaagtgcgATTTTTCCTAATAGTATCTTACTCTTATCACAAATtatgtaaaatagttttatatttttattcaagtattatcgttaaaatgattttgcaaaaattataatcttattatatattatattttactattagataacggtataaaattattttattttataatacatgacttttttcttctcatccattttttaaaagtcaaaGATTAACAACTTACCACTTACAAAGAGTTTAAATGCAGAGTATTATTCCTTTTAAGTGTTATATAATCCCTGTTTTATATACCCCTAGAAGCCAGAAATAAAAGTTTTCGGGTACAACCTGGGCACTCGAAGCATTTGCCCATTGGAATTAATTTGGATGCATTGAGTCAAACTTTTAACCAAGACATCACTGATCTAAGCAACACTATATGTGAGGTTAGCACAAACTAAAGAAGAAACAGtgcaaaattttgtttaaattattaaagtatCGCAAAAAATGTGAAATGAACTATTTTGCTTGAAAAATAATGGTATGAATAAGGTTTTTTAGAAAcacttataagaaaataaaataataagaagaaaaaatttctttataagttaaaactaatttatgtataagttaaaaatgatcttttaaaaaaatattttaaatttttttataaattagtttatgcattaattaattttaggttATGAAaagaacttatttattttttttctttttgtttttctagagAAGTACCTTCGAATAagtttatgtttatatatacatacGCATAGCACAGTCAGTATGTTCCTGCCAAATATAATGTCTTTATtgctgtaaaaaaatttatttcgataaattagtttattgctgtaaaaaaatttatttcgaTAATCTCATGTGGACCGAATAACGACCTTAATACAGATCAATGTACTGAGGAGAAACACATTGTCTGTTTGTTGTTTTGGTCAAAAGTGAAACAGAATGTCTCTGGCGCTATATCTTGTAAGTGTCAACTTTAATTTAAGGGAATTAAGtgctaacttttaaaaaatattacttttaaatattgGTCTCGGcctaattctttttttcttcttcttcttaaggaaaaaaaaatgaacattgcAAAAGCCAACCTATAAAAGAGAGgtttatattattttgcaaAAGATGGTTCCATCATTACTTTTATTGGTCATGGGCGTTTTTCTGGTGAAATTTAGCCATGTTCAATAATCATTAGACTTTGTTAAGTGGATGTTGGTGTCTTGTTATTCTACTCCGTCATGACGATACCAAGGTATGACATTTTGAAAGAAacctttataatatatatttttacatgttttattattaaataaatcatatatatttctcataaaataaaaagcgAGTTTGAATTATTTCATAAGActtagtttttcaaaatttcatattGAAAGGTGAAGGAATTAATCTCCATCTCTCCGTGTGTGTAAAAGTAAGTTAAAAGGAGCAAATTATCATATGCTttgcttaattatatatttgctTTTATAATTTTGCATTAGACCTTCGTTTGGCTAAAATGTTTTTctgttgattttttaaaaaataaaccaaataaataaacatgttaTGTTTGAGATGTCTAAGATTAACTCTGAGTTTGACTTTGATTGAAGTTTGAGTTGTATAGGTTGTGGCCTTTTCTTCGATGTGGCTAAGTTATCGTGAAGATGAGTTGAATACATGTAAAAGCATTTCAACGCTCATGTGATTAACAATTTTGacaatgataaatgataaatgatagATGCATAGCTGATACTGTAATGTTGATTATACTTACAATGTTTGAGATGGACTAAACTACTTTGGCACAGGACACAAAGCTTACATAAAACAAAGcttgtttattttaagataGGATGCTTTTAGTTTACTTAGGttatattttcctttgtttAAGTGAATTATCTTGTATTTAGGTGTATTACAGTTGTACTTATGTATGCAGCTTAATCAATTTAATCATTATGAAATGAGATTATTTCagtttaattaatgatattaaatttgaatttagatatataactatattaaatatttaaaataaaatttttattgaacatgataattatatttgacttaaatataattactttagACACACCTGTCAttcttgaaatatattttatcatgacAATCAATGTAattcataattttcttaaaatatatttattgcttTAAAAGGGGAGTAATTTGAGACAAAAAAAAGTACATGATAAATGGAttgtgaaaaaacaaaaataaaataatccaaattatataataataagataaaaacagcatatttttaaataatatttatgttgtgtgAGTTGATCCTTATTGAAGTCTAATTACTCATGGCATAATccggaaaagaaaaagtgaattATATGATTGTATTGTGTCCCAACAGTTGTTAGCTTCCTCTGCTCTTTTTTCTTCTGTGTCCTTTCTCCCTCCCTCCCACAGGTTAATAACTATCTGTGtacaaaactaaaaacaacTAAGACTATTTGGcagcatatataaattattttaaactagaTTAGACAATCAATCACCTTGCTTATTTTGGATTGAACCTGAACAAATCGAAGCAAACAAATAATTGAAGTAAAGAATACAATGACTAGCTACCAACAAAGTCAAGCGCAATTGGTAGATGTTGGGTTCCTGAAATATGCTGACAGGAATTCAATTCTCTGACTGTATTATTTGTGTGTATGGAGAAGATTTTGTTGGAAGAGATAAATCCAATTTCAGCGATCTCTATGTTTCGAGAGTTAGTTGCATGATTTTTAACTATGAGAATATCTTATtttcagaaaagaaaataagatccAGTGGCCATAGATTGATGATGTCTCTTAACTTTATCTACTTTATTACCTTTAAAAAATGTCGGTTGCAGGTCCTCAAGTCAAGTGCATTCATAGGATTTTGACCTCTTTGTTTCACAATTTCAACTCGCCCATGACATGGTACGCAAATGTCAAGCAACCCCACGTttgaaattgagaaaaatataCGTCCCAAGTTTTCCATTTTATATTCTTCTTAGTTCTTAATGCTTCCAATATTTACATTCAACTAATTAGTATATTCATATTGCACATCTCATCCCTTTGTAAAGCTTCTTTATACAAAAAGTATATCAAGTCCTTCACCACACTTTTAAAAGCTCCCTTAGCCATcccaaaaaataatcatatcctAAAGCATCATTGGCTTCAAAACtcatagagagagaaagaaggtgAGAGAGCTTAAGGGTAGCCatttgttggttttattttccATCTTGTTGGGTTGGGAGAATGCATATCCTTTGCAAACCAATTTACATTGTTGTGGCTTCATTTTATGCTTCTGTTCTTCTATTCAGTCACTGCATGGCCTATGAGGAGGAACATCACTCTAGTAGTCACAAAAGCactaataacaaaatttacaagGTATACCAATTTCTTTGTAGTTTTCtgtataattttttcatgtTCATCTGCTTCTTAGTCAGAAATGTTCCTTACTATTTAAGCAGTCAGAAAAGATAACTACCTAATTTTAtctctctttcattttcttgtgtAATAAACTaatgaaatatttgattatCACAAATTAAGGACTAGGAAACATGAATTGTATAAATAACTACTACCTTTTAATGTATAAGGTAAATCAGCAGAAGACATCTGATATTGCAGTACATGGATTGCTCCTGTGGGCTTCAACCGGGTTTTTAATGCCTCTTGGCATACTTATCATCAGAGGATCCATTAAAGCAGAACCTGGATCCAGAAGGAGTATAGTTCTCTTCTATCTCCATGTTGGTTTTCAGGTCGTATATCTCTTCTATTTGTTCTAGTAAAAATTATGTATACTTTAGCATGCACATTATATACATATGTCAAGAGGTATAGTAGCATGAGTGAAGCTAATTAATCTTGACCCTTTTACCTTATGTGAATAGTCAAGATTGGTTTTACTCACATCAAATTTTGACCATAAGATTGATTTGATATTACTCATCTCATCTCTCACGTTACCACTTAGCAGTTAATTCATCTCCTATAAAATTTACTATCACTTATAAAAAGTTGTTAAAAGTATAAGTTTGTTAATACTCACATCTAGTGTCAATGGATACTGACATAACATTCATTATGCTGAACCGTTGATTACTATGTTGTTAGAAACTTAAAAAGTAGGAGTAGTGGTAATCTACGTAAGTAGACTCTAGTCTAGAGTATAGGATGTTTCTTGAAAGTTACATCATGTCATCATTAAGTTTTGATCTTTGTTTTACAACATAATCATAACTTCCTTTAACTTTAGTAGTGGAGTGTACAAAACTTTTCCTGAGGATCTATTTTCTTTTCGACCACAGGTTGTTAACTTGTTTTGATTAACCACAATATCATGATTATCATTTGAACTTAACTAAGTaggagttattataaatttaaagtagCATTGAATTTTCTGTTCTTTGGAAGGCTGTATGTACCTGACTTACTACTGCCTTTCTACCTTATTGTTGCCAGCGCTTTTTCTTATGAATTTCTCCCCCTTTTAGACCACAGGTTTTATATCTTTTGATGcagtatatatgattttttgccTTTCTACTTTCACTGTGCACAATCTAACATTTCATCTAACAGATGCTTTCAGTGCTTCTTGCCACAGTTGGAGCTGCTATGTCCCTGAAGAAGTTTGAGAATTCATTTGATAACAGCCATCAAAAACTAGGCCTAGCACTTTATGGTGCTATATTGGTGCAAGGCTTGATTGGATTTTTCAGACCACACAGGTTCATTAATTCATCAATACTTTCACTAAGTTTTACAAATCTGCTAATTAATCCAAACCATACAACAAACTTTGTCCATTATTAGCAGCACCCAATTTCTATGTATTTCtgaatgtattttaatttgcacTTGATGTATGATGCTTTATACTtgttttaatcttaattaatgTTCTATAGTTTCTAATTGAATTTTCAGGGGAAAGAAGGAGAGAAGTTATTGGTACTTACTACATTGGATACTAGGGACAATAGTTTCTCTTGTGGGGATCATCAATATTTACACTGGATTAAAAGCCTACCATAAGAGAACCTTAAAAAGCACAACACTTTGGACTATCCTTTTCACTGTGGAAGTCTCTTTCATTGGATTAGTTTACCTCTTGCAAGACAAATTGGAATATATGAAAAAGCAAGGAGTGATTATTGGAAGTGAGTCGTCAATTGTGTCATCTAACCAAGATATTCCTCAAAGCCAAACCCAAAAGGAGTTGTTGCCAGTTGCATGTGGAAGAAAGAGAAATGCACTTGAGAATTTGTTTGATTAATCTCTGTCTTTAGATTACATTTTTTAGAGCTTGTTTTCACTTTAGTTTTTGGTGCCTGCACTTTATGCAAGTGGGAGGTGGATTTTATGAAAGGTTGGTTGATAGAGTGCATTCATCAAAAGGTGAAGTTTGATTGTGtatgttatttcttttcatttctttttttttatgcttattCTTTCACATGTATTACGAATATTATAAGTGTGCGTGTGGATACTGACCACAGAATGTATAGACAATTGTGGGAGCAGTttgtgaattttaaatttccatTGAAAATTAAGTATGATTTTGGAATATATTACAATGTATGTATTGATGCATGTCTTTAGGGGGTGACAATCGCAATACTTCAAACGAAAGCCTATATATGTAGGTGTTGTTTATCTACTTCCTTCACATATTCACGACTTATAGCAATCATGAATACTTTCATCTGAAGCAGCCTATAATATTATACCAGCGcttaaattaatgatgattcAGAGGGGCTATCCTATTCTATTTATCTATTTAAGAATAAGAAAGATAGATtggttatttacttattttatgcAGAAAATACAACAATATGGAAAGCAAAACATGTCAATTTACCTCTGAAGCTTGTCCCTTTTTTGTTTCGTATCTATAAACAATTTTATGGCAAaggaaattaaaagttaaatccAAAAGGGTAGTCTTACAAAAGGTTCACGAACCAAGATATCAATGtctcaatttcttttttgttactaCGGGTAACATGGTAGAGGTAAATCAATTTTACgcattaatttttatgaaaagtttGTAATGCACTTTTGTCTGTGCTTGAGCCTTgaactattaaaattaattattaatatacatatttccttggaaaaatcaaacttctcaTCATTCTCTTGTGGTTATAACTTGTTTTGAGCATTCACACATTCGAGCTTGTTCCATAAAaagcaaaataagaaaaataatggtAGGCACAACGGCCAACTATGAAATTGTTGAGAAACACAAAGATGGGTGTCCATGTTACAGTGCATAGTTATTTATCGAACCTTCAATGATACGATATCCTAAGCCACCGTCCAGTTTTGTTACCCCTAACAAGTGTCCCCCTCTTACACCTGCCCTTTTAATCATTCCAAATTTCTAATCCTCAGctcatttatatgattttgtttttcctaTTTCTACCTTTAGATAATGTTCAAACGGTTAAAGGGTGCATGTgatgttgaaacttgaaacataatcaataaatataattgtatGAACTGTAACAAACATCAAGCGGGGATAGCTCAGTTGGGAGAGCGTCAGACTGAAGATCTGAAGGTCGCGTGTTCGATCCACGCTCACCgcaatgtttagtttttttataccaTTTATCATAATTGCTAAGCTTGCTCCCGTTAATGACTTGTCAGcattatataaacattaaaatgtaaaatcatttccaaaattattagttatttaattacatatttaatcgtttttaatttttattataaccacttttaaaagttagatttaagataaatttacagtataaaaatatttatagtgaTGATACATAAAAATTCAactcttgtttttttatatcatcattttatttatttttattc from Glycine soja cultivar W05 chromosome 8, ASM419377v2, whole genome shotgun sequence includes:
- the LOC114423867 gene encoding cytochrome b561 domain-containing protein At4g18260-like isoform X1 → MSVAGPQVKCIHRILTSLFHNFNSPMTCHCMAYEEEHHSSSHKSTNNKIYKVNQQKTSDIAVHGLLLWASTGFLMPLGILIIRGSIKAEPGSRRSIVLFYLHVGFQMLSVLLATVGAAMSLKKFENSFDNSHQKLGLALYGAILVQGLIGFFRPHRGKKERSYWYLLHWILGTIVSLVGIINIYTGLKAYHKRTLKSTTLWTILFTVEVSFIGLVYLLQDKLEYMKKQGVIIGSESSIVSSNQDIPQSQTQKELLPVACGRKRNALENLFD
- the LOC114423867 gene encoding cytochrome b561 domain-containing protein At4g18260-like isoform X2, whose product is MHILCKPIYIVVASFYASVLLFSHCMAYEEEHHSSSHKSTNNKIYKVNQQKTSDIAVHGLLLWASTGFLMPLGILIIRGSIKAEPGSRRSIVLFYLHVGFQMLSVLLATVGAAMSLKKFENSFDNSHQKLGLALYGAILVQGLIGFFRPHRGKKERSYWYLLHWILGTIVSLVGIINIYTGLKAYHKRTLKSTTLWTILFTVEVSFIGLVYLLQDKLEYMKKQGVIIGSESSIVSSNQDIPQSQTQKELLPVACGRKRNALENLFD
- the LOC114423867 gene encoding cytochrome b561 domain-containing protein At4g18260-like isoform X3 — its product is MAYEEEHHSSSHKSTNNKIYKVNQQKTSDIAVHGLLLWASTGFLMPLGILIIRGSIKAEPGSRRSIVLFYLHVGFQMLSVLLATVGAAMSLKKFENSFDNSHQKLGLALYGAILVQGLIGFFRPHRGKKERSYWYLLHWILGTIVSLVGIINIYTGLKAYHKRTLKSTTLWTILFTVEVSFIGLVYLLQDKLEYMKKQGVIIGSESSIVSSNQDIPQSQTQKELLPVACGRKRNALENLFD